The Siansivirga zeaxanthinifaciens CC-SAMT-1 region ATAATTAAGTTTTATTTGAAGTCCGTTACTAAACGTGGTATCCGTTGCTATTTCTGTATAATTTTCTGGAATAAATTTTATTTGTTCTGAAAAAGATTCGAGTAACTGGGCTTTTTGAAGAACTTCTTGATTTTTTTGATAAGCCTTTTCACGACCATCGCACCCAATAAAACTAATTACAACAAACAATAAAATACACATACTTTTCATAATCAGGTGTTTTTAAATATCTAAATCGAAAGCTTTTCTTAGTAAATCAATATTAGGATTTTTTTCTTTTAATTTTTCAAATTTTTCTGCTGTAGAGTAGGCATATTGCTTTTCTAATGTTTCATTTACAGTAACTGTTAAAGAAATATCGTAGTTATTTAAAGTCTTTCTTATATATGAAAGCAATTCAAATTGATTGCGTTCTACTTCTAGTTTGTTGGTCTCGGTTGGATATTCTACAAATGCCGTAGTATCTTTAATTTTTGGGGTATCGATATTTAAAATTGAAGCTAAATTAAATTGTCCTTTTTCTTGAAGAATGGTTATATAATTGTTCCATGTTTCAATAAAAGCTTCTTCTGTAAAGGCATCTTTAGGTAGATTTTCTTCATCTACAATAACATCCATTTGTTTTATAAGATGTTCTTTTTTAGCCTTAATACTTCGTAATGATAAACCCGAAGTTCTTTTAGATTCGCTATTTAAAACTATTTTAGGAACTTCGTTTTCTTTAACTTCTTCTGCTTTTGTGTTAGTTTGAGCTGTATTTACAGTTTTAACTTCAGGACTTGCAGCAGCCGATTTTGTTTCTAAAACATCAGGTTTTTTAACAGTAACAGGAGTAAGGCCTTTCTTTTTAAAATATGTAGCAGGAATTATGTAATGTCTGCTATTTTTTTTTTCTCCATCAAAAGTGATAGAGGCTAATTGCATTAAACATAATTCAATAAGAAGTCGCTGGTTTTTACTGGATTTATATTTTAAATCACAATCGTTAGCTAAGTTTATGCCTTGCAATAAAAAAGCCTGTGATGCTTTTTGAGATTGTTCCAGGTATTTCTTTTTAGTTTCTTCACCAACTTCTAATAATTCGATAGTTGATGGTGTTTTACTAACTAATAAGTCTCTAAAATGCGATGCCAAACCAGCAATATAGTGGTGACCGTCGAAACCTTTAGATAGTGTATTATTAAATTGTAATAATAACTCGGGGATGTTATTTTCTAAAATTAAATCGGTGCTGGTAAAATAAGTTTCGTAATCTAAAACATTTAAGTTTTCGGTTACTGCTTGTCGCGTTAAATTTTTACCAGAAAAACTAACAACACGATCAAAAATAGATAGCGCATCACGCATGGCGCCATCTGCTTTTTGTGCTATAATATGTAAGGCATCATCGTCTGCAGTTATATTTTGTTCTTCGGCAATATATTTTAAATATTCCTTGGCATCTTTAACGGTAATACGTTTAAAGTCAAAAATTTGACAACGCGATAATATGGTAGGAATAATTTTGTGCTTTTCTGTAGTTGCCAAAATAAAAATACAATGTTTTGGCGGTTCTTCTAATGTTTTAAGAAAGGCATTGAAGGCCGCTTGCGAAAGCATATGTACCTCGTCGATGATATAAACTTTGTATTTTCCTATTTGTGGTGGAATACGAACTTGGTCTGTTAGACTTCTAATATCGTCTACCGAGTTGTTAGAAGCTGCATCTAATTCAAAAATATTAAATGCAAAATCTTCCTCGCCAGCTTCGGTACCACCATTATTTATCATTTTAGCTAGAATACGAGCACAGGTTGTTTTTCCAACGCCTCGAGGTCCTGTAAATAAAAGCGCCTGAGCTAAATGATTGTTTTCAATGGCATTTAATAAGGTATTTGTAATCGCCTGTTGTCCCACAACATCCTTAAATGTTTGGGGTCTATATTTTCGTGCTGATACTACAAAATGTTCCATTGAATATGTTTGTGTAACAAAGTTAAAAATTCAACTGAAAATTATACAAATTGCAGCTTAAAATTACAATTGAGTTATTAACAATTACAATGTAAAAGTTTAGAACACGAAGGTGTCTAAACCTGTTTTAGCAAAGTAAAACTCACAGGTGTTTATTTTTAATTTAAGAACCGTGGTTTTTGTTTTTTGTGTTGTACTTTTGCTTCAAGTAAATCGCTCTATCGCTTTTAATATTTTTAAGTATTAAGGGAGGAAAGTCCGAACACCATAGTGCAACATAGTGGTTAATGGCCACCAGTCGTGAGGCTAGGAATAGTGCAACAGAAAGTATGTACAGGTAATGCTGTAGTGAAACCGTGTAAACTCTATGTGGTGCAATGTCATGTAAACCAGCGTTTGAGGGCGGCACGCTTGATGCTGGAGGGTAGGCAGCTAAAGTGTATTGGTAACAATGCACTAAGATAAATGATAGAGGCTTTTTGTTTTGCAAAAAGTACAGAATTCGGCTTATAGATTTACTTAAATAAACAAGCCTTTTGAATTTTTCAAAAGGCTTTGTTTTTTATTAATTTTCGAAAAAGCTAAACATATTACCACCATAACTTTTTGAATGACTGTAATTCTCCAAATTTGATAGGTTGGTATGTTTGGAATGCTCTACAATTAAAAGCCCTTCTTCTAATAACAGATTATTTTTAAATACCAGTTCTGGGATTTTTGAGAAGTCTTCTTCTGTAAAATTGTAAGGCGGATCTGCAAAAATTATATCACACTGTAGGGTAGTTTTTTCTAAAAATTTAAAAACATCGCTTTTAATGGTTTGCAAAGGTAAGTTTAAAGCACTTGCGGTTTGTTTAATAAACTTGATACATCCAAAATCTTGATCGACACATGTTATATTACTGGTGCCTCTTGATGCAAATTCGTAACTAATATTACCGGTTCCAGAGAATAAATCAAGTACAGAAATGGCATCAAAATAAAAACTATTTCCCAATATATTGAAAAGAGATTCTTTAGCCATATCGGTCGTGGGTCTTACGGGTAAATTTTTTGGTGCTAAAATTTTTCTTCCCTTATGTATTCCAGAGATAATACGCATTAAAAGCTTTTTATTAAAGTGAAATTAGTATGATGAAATCCTTGGGTTTGTGCAAAATGATAGGTTTCATTTCTATTCCCAAAACTTACATTTCTAATATATTTATAGGCTATTTTATATAAACTGCTGTCTTCAATTATATTTCCTAATAAAACTAATTGAAAAGATTCGGGATTTAAGCCCAATTGTTCGGTAGTAAAAAGAATATAATAAATAAAATCTTCCTTGGTATGATACTCGAAAGTATTGTATAGTTTTAACTTTCCTTTATCAACACAAATAATTTCAAAATGTTTTCGGTTTACGTTTACATATACTTTTGGATGTTCAGAGTTTTTCTCCAATTGTAAAATTTCTTCAATTAAAATGGTTGAAACATGCTTATAGGTAAAAGTGCCGAAGGTGTCAAAAATTAAATTATTAATGTTAACATAAGGCACATAAACATTTACCGAGTCGTTTATTTGAATTTGATCGAAAGCAATAAAATCGGATTTTAAAATTTTAGAATTAAACTTTAAATAATCGGCAAGACAATCTTCGTTAAAAAGCGGTTTAGGTACCAGTGTCGATATATCATTATCGTGAACTACGGTAACATTATTATAACCAGTTTTTAAATCGTTTTCTGTGGCAAGTATATGTTTTAAGTAATCTAAGATTTCGATAGTATTAAATTTTCTATCAAAATCGAAAGACTTAGTTTGTAGAATGGTATTTTGTTCTCTATCTAAGATACAAAAAGAAAGTCCACTCAAACTTATTTGAATGGACAGTTCTTTATTACTTTTATTGTTAGTTGTGTTAGTCGTTAGATCCATAAGTTTTTGGCCAATTTCCATTGGTGTTAACTTCTTCCATAGAACCTACTTTTAAAACGTTACCATTAACGCCATCAACCGATACGACTTGATTCTCTTGAATTACAAGATCTCTATCTAGATCGTATAAAATAATGTCTTTAGCGACAGAAGCTTCAAAAACAGGAATGTTAACATCGCTTTGTTCAATAAAACCAGCTTTTAAATTAAATTTAGAACCAGGCTTTCCAACTGGTACATCCATCATTGTCTTATAACGATTTGAATTTTTAAATAATGAATCTTTTACCGATACAAAACCTAAAGTGTCTATAATAACGATGTCTTTAAACATATCTACTCCAAATTGTTTTGTTAAAGCGGCATCTAAAATACTAGAATCACGTCTTTGAGTAATTGTATATTTTGCAGATTCAATAAATTTAATTAATTCATCGAAGTTATCTGTAAATTTACCTGTAACTTGTTTGTGTGCTAATTCAGCATCTCTTATGTCAATTAATTTCTCTATTACTTTAGCGTAACGCTTGTTTTTTTCTTGGTTAAATAAAATCGGGTTATAAATAGACATGTAAGTTTGGTAACCTAAAAATATAATTAATCCCCAAAGTGCAATGTTTAACACTGGCTTGAATTTTGAAGGTATAAATTTATCAACTAACTTAACCAAGCCAATTGTAAGCAGAATTACTGCAACAGCAATAAGAATAAAATTTAACATAATTGTTTTTAATTAAAAGTGTTTATTAAACGTCATACGCAAATCTACAATTTTTTTTTAATCGTAAAAACCTATTCAGTATAAAATCATTTCTATATTTGAATAATTTATTATACATAAATTTATAAATGACCCCTCAAGAATTTTATTCCCTTATAAAACAGCAGTTTCCGTTTCAACCTACCCTAAAACAAAATGTTGTATTGCAACAATTATCTGAATTTATTATTAGTAATTCACCAAATGCAATCTATTTATTAAAAGGTTATGCAGGAACCGGAAAAACCACTATAATAGGGACTATTGTGTCTAATTTATGGAAAGTAAAAATGAGTTCTGTGCTTATGGCACCCACAGGTAGAGCTGCTAAAGTAATTTCAAATTATTCAGGAAAAGAGGCCTTTACTATACATAAAAAAATATACTTTCCTAAAAAAGAGAAATCTGGCGGTGTAAAGTTTGTGTTGCAGCCCAATAAACACAAAAACACCATTTTTATAGTAGATGAAGCTTCCATGATTTCTGATGCAGTAGGCGATTCTAAACTTTTTGAAAACGGCTCTCTGCTAGACGATTTAATGCAATATGTTTACTCCGGACATAAATGTAAGTTGTTACTTATTGGAGACACCGCCCAGTTACCACCTGTAAAGCTGGACTTGAGTCCCGCTTTAAATGAAAACACCCTGGCTTTAAATTATAATAAAGAGGTAACAGTAATGGAATTAGACGAGGTGATGCGTCAAGCCGAAAATTCGGGAATTTTAATAAATGCCACGACACTTCGAGAATCACTTTCTAATAATATTTATGATTATTTTAAATTCGATTTACATGGCTTTAAAGATATTGTACGACTGGTCGATGGCTACGAAATTATGGATGCTATAAACGATGCTTATAGTTCTTTGGGAAATGAGGAAACAGCTATTATAGTTAGAAGCAATAAACGCGCTAATTTATACAACCAGAATATAAGAAACAGAATCCTTTTTAATGAAAGCGAATTGTCATCTGGAGATTATCTCATGGTTGTGAAAAACAATTATTTCTGGGTGAAACCAACCAGTGAAGCAGGATTTATAGCTAATGGCGATATTATTGAGGTTTTAGAAATTTTTAGTATTAAAGAACTTTATGGATTTAAATTTGCTGAAGTTAAAATTCGAATGGTAGATTACCCAAAGATGCAACCTTTTGAAACCGTTTTACTTTTAGATACTATTGAAGCAGAAACACCTTCTTTATCTTATGAAGATTCAAACCGACTTTACCAAGAAGTTATGAAAGATTTTGAGAACGAATCCAGTAATTATAAGAAATTTCTAAAAGTTAAAAACAGCAATTTTTTTAATGCTTTACAAGTAAAATTCTCTTATGCCATAACCTGTCATAAATCGCAAGGTGGCCAATGGAGCACCGTATTTGTTGAACAGCCATACTTACCTAATGGTATAGACAAAGATTATTTACGTTGGTTATATACTGCTGTTACAAGAGCTAAAGAAAAGTTGTATCTTATAGGCTTTAAAAATGATAGTTTTGAAGAATAGTTTATGAATTTTGAAACCATAATTAGTATTTGTTTAGGCATTGGTCTATCTGCTTCGGTAGGGTTTAGGGTGTTTTTACCTCTTTTTGCTTTAAGTTTAGCCTCTTATTTTAACGTTTGGGAACTAAATGCTTCTTGGCAATGGGTCGGTAGCACCACGGCAGTAATTGTTTTAGGTGTTGCAACAATCGTAGAAATTTTTGCTTATTTTATTCCTTATGTCGATAATTTATTAGATAGTATGGCAGTTCCACTTGCAGCTTTAGCAGGAACCGCAGTGATGCTCTCTACGGTTTCAGAGTTAAGTCCTGTTATAACCTGGGCGCTTGCCATTATTGCAGGTGGTGGCACAGCTGCAGCCATTTCGGGCACAACCAGTACAACCAGATTAGCATCAACCACAACCACCGGAGGCATTACAAACCCTATAGTTTCAACCATAGAAACAGGCACCGCTACTTTAATGTCTGTAATATCCATATTTTTACCTTTGTTAGCTATCGCCTTAGTAATTATAATGGTATTTGTAATTTTTAAACTTTACAAAAAGTTTAGAACTCGTAAAGTCAAAAACATCTAAAATAATATGTTATTTTTGTGACATATTTTATAAAATAAAATGAAAATAATTTCAATGATACCTGCACGATACAGTGCAAGTCGTTTTCCTGGTAAACTCATGCAAGATTTGGGTGGTAAACCCGTGATTCTTCGTACTTACGAGGCTACCGTTGCAACAAATTTGTTCGATGATGTTTTTGTAGTAACCGATAGCGATATTATTTACAACGAAATTGTGAATAATGGCGGTAAGGCCATAATGAGTAAAAAGGAACATGAATGTGGAAGCGATCGTATTGCCGAAGCTGTGGAATTTATGGACGTAGACATCGTAATTAATGTTCAAGGCGACGAACCTTTTACAGATACCGAATCGCTCACTAAATTAATTGATGTTTTTAAAGACGATCATGATAAAACGATTGATCTTGCATCATTAATGGTTCATATTACAGATGAAGAAGAAATAAAAAACCCAAATACGGTAAAAGTTATTGTCGACCAATCGAGTTTTGCTTTATATTTTTCACGCAGCCCCATTCCATATCCACGAGATAAAAATGTAGGCGTACGTTATTTCAAGCATAAAGGGGTTTATGCATTTAGAAAAGAAGCTATTCTAGATTTTTACAGGTTACCCATGTTAACTTTAGAGGCTTCAGAGAAAATTGAATGTATTCGTTATTTAGAATATGGCAAACGTATAAAAATGGTCGAAACACATGTAGAAGGTGTAGAAATTGATACCCCTGAAGATTTGGAACGCGCCAAAAAACAATGGAAATAAATTATCAAAACATAAAAGTTATAGGTTTTGATGCCGACGATACGCTTTGGGTAAACGAAACCTATTTTCGTGAAGCCGAAGCTGCCTTTTGGAAATTTATTATCGGAGTATGAAACTCTAAACAAATTAGATCAGGAGCTTTTTAAAAAGGAAATCGATAATTTACCGCTTTACGGTTATGGTGTAAAAGCCTTCGTGTTATCTATGGTAGAAAGTGCTTTAGAACAATCTAATTATCAGGTTTCCCCAAAAACAATTGCTTCTATTCTAGATATAGGCAAAACCATGCTTAATAAACCTGTAGAATTATTAGATGGAGTAGAAGAGGTATTAAAAATTTTATCTAAAAAGTACCGATTAATTCTGGCTACAAAGGGTGATTTGTTAGATCAGGAAAGAAAATTAGAAAAATCGGGCTTAACTAAATACTTTCATCATATTGAAGTTTTAAGTGATAAAAAAGAAGAGAATTATTCTAAATTATTAAACCATTTAGATATAAAACCTTCTGAATTTTTAATGATAGGAAATTCATTAAAATCGGATGTGTTACCATTAGTAAACATCAAAGCAAACGCTATACATGTGCCATTTCATACAACTTGGCAGCATGAGCAAGTAACCAAAGAAGAAACAAACGGTAAATCGTATAAAACAATTAACAGTTTAATAGATATTTTAAAATTACTAAATTGTAAGTGATTACATAAATAATTTTTTTTTAAAATCAAAAAAACATTTGTGTGCCTAAATTTTAAAATAACACTATTTTTGCTGTTCGAAAAGAAATGAAATAAATGAGCTATAAAAACTTTCCAATGGTGCCAAGAGTTGTTTTTGGCAGAGGTAGTTTCAATCAGTTAAATGAGATTTTAGCCCCAAAACGTTTAAATATAAATGCCCCATTTATATATTTAATTGATGATGTATTTAAAGGAAACGAGTGGCTAACTTCAAGAATTTCATTATCGTATGACGATAGAATAATTTTTATTTCTGCAGATGAAGAACCAAAAACATCACAAGTTGATGCCTTGGTTGAAGATATTATTCTAACTACAAAAGAACGTCCTTCAGGTATTATAGGTATAGGTGGTGGTACTTTGTTAGATTTAGCAAAGGCTGTATCTATTATGCTAACAAACGAAGGCGAAACAAAAGATTACCAGGGTTGGGATTTAGTTAAAAATCCTGCAATATACCATGTTGGTATTCCAACCATTTCTGGAACTGGGGCAGAAGTTTCACGTACAACGGTTTTAACTGGTCCAGAAAAAAAGTTGGGTATTAATTCAGATTACACACCTTTCGATCAAGTTATTTTAGATTCAGAATTAACTAAAGATGTTTCAAAAGACCAATGGTTTTACACGGGTATGGATTGTTATATTCATTGTATAGAATCTTTAAGTGGTACATATCTAAACGCTTTTAGTCAGAGTTATGGTGAAAAAGCATTCGATTTGTGTAAAGAAATATTTTTAGATGATTCCTTATCTGAAATAGAATCTCAAGAAAAATTAATGATGGCGTCTTGGCATGGCGGCATGAGTATTGCTTATTCGCAAGTGGGTGTAGCCCATGCTATGAGTTATGGGTTAGCCTATTTATTGGGAACCAAACACGGCATTGGAAATTGTATTGTTTTCGATCATTTAGAAGAGTTCTACCCGGAAGGTGTTAAGCTTTTTAAAGAGATGAAAGCTAAACATAATATTGAGTTACCAAAAGGTATTTGTGCCGATTTAAGCGATGAAGAATTTGATATTATGATTAATATATCGTTAGGCCTTAAACCCTTATGGGAAAATGTATTAGGTAAAAAATGGGAAAAAACAATTACACCTGCTAAGCTAAAGTCGCTTTATAAAAAAATGTAAGTCATTTCTTTTTATATTTCTGTTTTGGTATAGAAATTGTAAATATTAAAATAAAGTGTGTTAGAAATGAAACATAAAGTAAGCATGTAAATTGCCAATAAAAAGAAACATCACTAACTCACAAAAAAGCTACCTCGGTGGCTTTTTTTTATTTTAATATTTCCTCTTAATGTCATTTACACATAATTCATTTATTTTCAATTAGGTAAAGACATAAAAAAAAGTCCAACTTTTAAAAGTTGGACTTTTTTTTTAGAAGGTTATATAATTATTTACCTGCTTCTAAATTTTTCATTTCCTTTTCAATCATGTCGTAAAACTGATCAATTTTAGGTAACACAACAATACGAGTACGTCTGTTTTTAGCTCTATTTTCAGCGGTGTTATTATCAACTAAAGGCACATAAGAACTACGTCCTGCAGCAATTAATTGTGCTGGATTTACGTTTAAATCTTCTAAAACTCTAATAATAGAAGTAGAACGTTTAACACTTAAATCCCAGTTGTCTAATAAAGGCTCTTTTCTATATGGTACATTATCTGTATGTCCTTCAACCATACATTCAAAATCTGGTTTACTGTTTACAACTTTAGCCACTTTAGCTAAAACTTCTCTAGCTCTAGTTGTTACGTTGTAGCTTCCACTTTGAAATAATAATTTATCTGCAATAGATATAAATACAACACCTTTTTCAACATTTACTTCGATATCTGGATCGTTAATACCCACTTCACGTTTTAAGCTTGTAACTAAAGCTAAAGTAACACTGTCTTTTTTAGTAAGCGCATCTTGTAAACGTGTAATTTTTAGATCTTTTTCTTTAATGCTTTCTAAGGTTTTCTCAACATTTGAGGCACCTTTAGCAGATAAAATTTGTAAATTATCGTTGCTTTTTCTTAAATCTGCTACTTGATCTTGTAAAGCTGTCGCTCTTGCAGTTGCAGCGGCTCTGTCTTCTAAACAAGCATTTAACTTAACAGTTGCAGAATTTAATAAATCTTGAGTGTCTTTATATTTTGCTTCAAGATCTGTGAATTGTTTTTTCGATACACATGAACTTAATACCAACATGGCAGCTGCACTAAGTAATAGAATTTTTTTCATAATTATAATTAGTATTTGTTTTTTAATTGCTTATCTACAAAAGTATGGAAAATAGGATGAAATTTAACATAGTTAACAAAACTTTTAAAATTCGAACTATAACCTACTGTAGGTGTCTTTTTTATTTACGAAATAATCCATTACAATAGATGTTCTATTAAAATATTTAATTTCGTGAATGTTTTTTTCTCTTTGAATCAATAAGGTTTTTAAAGATTTGTAATAACTAAAATGGGCATAGAGAATTGCGAAAAAATGCTTCGGTTTCAGTTCGAAAATAAATTTCATTCCAGTGATTCCATCTAAGACAAGCCTAATCAATATAATTGAAAATAAATTTCCTGAAGCATTTTTTGTTAACGTATATAAACTGTTTCTAAAATTTAAATAGGTTTTTTTAGGATTGGTATTATTTAAGGTAGCACCTCCAACATGATAAACCATTGAATTAGCTATATATTTAATGTTAAATCCTAAATTTTTAGCGCGCCAACATAAATCAATTTCTTCCATATGTGCAAAAAAGGATTCATCGAAACCTTCTAAAGATTTAAAAACATCATTTCTAATAAACAGGCAGGCACCCGAAGCCCAGAAAATAGATGTATCGTCATTATATTGCCCGTGGTCTTTTTCAATGGTATTAAAAATTCTACCACGACAAAAAGGATAGCCATATTTATCAATAAATCCGCCAGCTGCTCCGGCATATTCAAAATGATCTCTTTTATTGAAATCTAAAATTTTTGGTTGAATGATGGCTGTTTCTGGTTCTGTTTCAAACGCATCAATAATTGGTTTTAACCAATGTTCTGTAACTTCTACGTCGCTATTTAATAAACAAATAATATCTTCTTTTACAAACTTTAAAGCATCATTGTAACCTTTAGCATAGCCACCATTTTCGTTGTTTTGTATGATGTTTATTTTGGGATACCTAGAATTTAAAAAACTAATGGAATCATCAGTAGAGGCATTATCGGCTACATAAATTTCTGCTTCCTTTGAATATTTTATTACCGAAGGAAGAAAAGTTTCTAAAAGCGTTTTACCATTCCAGTTTAATATTACAATGGCTATATTCATGAGTTATAGTTTGGTATTTCTCGTAAAAAATCGTAGCATTCTTTTTCGAAATTCATTTTACAATAATAATGATTTAAACCATTTGTAACCATTAAATAATCGGCCATTAAAACGCGATTGTATTGAGCTATTTGGTCGAAAGTAGATTGATTTATAATTACCGATGGTGCTTTACATTCTACAATTAAATGAATACTTCCATTGGGATTAAACACAACAATATCATAACGCTTTTTTAAATCGTTAACAATGAGTTCTTTTTCAATGTTTATTAACGATTTTGGATATCCTTTTTCATTTATTAAAAACAATACACAGTGCTGCCTTACCCATTCTTCGGGTTGTAAAATCACAAATTTTTTGCGAATACAATCAAAAATAGATACTTTATTTTCGCTATTTTTGAATCGGAACGGGTATGTGGGAAAGTTTAATTTTTGCACATCACAAATTTGATGATTTTTTTTTAATGGACGAAGTAAAACAATTAGTAACCGATATTAAAAACCGAAAGTTGAAACCTATTTATTTTTTAATGGGTGAAGAAGCTTATTATACTGATAAAATTTCTGAATTTATAGAATCTAATGTTTTAGCTGAAGAAGAACGCGGATTCAACCAAATGGTTTTATATGGCAGAGATGTTACTATTGATGATATTGTTAGTAACGCGAAGCGTTACCCCATGATGGCCGAATATCAGGTAATTATAGTTAAAGAAGCGCAAGATTTATCGCGTACCATTGAAAACCTAATTCATTATGTAAAAAACCCACAATCTACAACCATTCTGGTATTTAATTACAAATACAAAACA contains the following coding sequences:
- a CDS encoding type I restriction enzyme HsdR N-terminal domain-containing protein; protein product: MQKLNFPTYPFRFKNSENKVSIFDCIRKKFVILQPEEWVRQHCVLFLINEKGYPKSLINIEKELIVNDLKKRYDIVVFNPNGSIHLIVECKAPSVIINQSTFDQIAQYNRVLMADYLMVTNGLNHYYCKMNFEKECYDFLREIPNYNS